A part of Desulfobacterales bacterium genomic DNA contains:
- a CDS encoding MoaD/ThiS family protein translates to MKIKIESLGLPALAKLIGKKTEIDLPAGTVADLVAFLTKRHGREMQKALLDNDGKLDLTIQVMLNEEGILNRDQYSKRVLKDGEKVIFMILVGGG, encoded by the coding sequence GTGAAAATCAAAATCGAATCGCTGGGTTTGCCGGCGTTGGCAAAACTCATCGGGAAAAAAACCGAAATCGATCTTCCCGCCGGAACCGTCGCGGATCTGGTCGCTTTTCTTACAAAGCGCCACGGCCGGGAGATGCAAAAGGCCCTCCTGGATAATGACGGCAAACTGGATTTAACCATTCAGGTGATGCTGAATGAGGAAGGCATTCTAAACCGCGACCAATATTCAAAGCGGGTCCTCAAAGACGGGGAAAAGGTGATTTTTATGATTTTAGTCGGTGGGGGATAG
- a CDS encoding acetate--CoA ligase family protein: MIDALFEPKGVAVIGASAKELHIGNRIIKNLVDFGYTGDIYPINPNADEIRGLKAYKSVLDVPGQVDVAHMVIPARFTPQAFEDCGKKGVRHIIINSGGFSETGPEGEAIEKAFMDVARQYGMRVLGPNCQGIINSDPKIRAYCNFTFTFPEPGSISIVALSGGVAELIHQGFVAMGVGTRIYASNGNACDVSIPEIIRYLGEDEKTRVIVTYVEGLRNPSEFIAAVTHVAARKPVLAMKAGRTAAGAKAAASHTGGLAKEDLATDLIFKKAGVLNFMDEGELIAAAAAFATQPIPKGNRVGIITNTGGPAVIATDVFVGAGLELPSLSEKTEAFLKERLFPDASIRNPVDVLATAPAEHFRFCLDAMMADDNFDAVFVNFVTPFFVETDSIVREIVTVSQKQLKPIVCNLMTDRRQWTETVRILREGGVPFFAFPSEAARAMAALVRYQQIRQQDAGRVVIFDDVDKPRAEAILQKAAAAGRKRLSAAEVFEILAAYKIPVVDWGAADSVEAAVATAQQIGFPVAVKADSAAVVHKSDMGAVALDLKDPAAVRAAVEKMKQKIEADDLSFFVQKYVPGGLEIALGAKAEAGLGHLIMFGLGGIFVEVLKDVVFNLMPVTDAEADRMLSDIKGAALLAGVRGRRGVDREAVKELICRLSQLVGDLPVISEMDINPVLAFEDRAVVVDARISLD; the protein is encoded by the coding sequence GTGGCCCATATGGTCATACCGGCCCGGTTTACCCCCCAGGCCTTTGAAGACTGCGGCAAAAAAGGGGTCCGGCACATCATCATCAACTCCGGCGGTTTTTCGGAAACCGGACCCGAGGGCGAAGCCATCGAAAAGGCCTTCATGGACGTGGCGCGTCAATACGGCATGCGGGTCTTGGGCCCCAACTGCCAGGGCATCATCAACTCGGATCCCAAAATTCGGGCCTACTGCAACTTTACCTTCACGTTTCCGGAGCCCGGTTCCATTTCCATCGTGGCGCTAAGCGGCGGGGTTGCCGAACTGATCCACCAGGGATTTGTCGCCATGGGGGTGGGCACACGGATTTACGCCTCCAACGGAAACGCCTGCGACGTGAGCATCCCGGAGATTATCCGCTATCTGGGCGAAGACGAAAAAACCCGGGTCATCGTGACCTACGTGGAGGGGCTGAGAAATCCGTCCGAGTTCATAGCGGCGGTCACCCACGTGGCGGCCAGAAAACCGGTCCTGGCCATGAAAGCGGGCCGGACGGCCGCGGGCGCCAAGGCGGCGGCATCGCATACCGGCGGGCTTGCCAAAGAAGATCTGGCCACCGATCTGATCTTTAAAAAAGCCGGTGTTTTAAACTTCATGGATGAAGGTGAATTGATCGCCGCGGCCGCGGCCTTTGCGACCCAGCCGATTCCCAAGGGCAATCGGGTGGGCATTATCACCAATACCGGCGGGCCGGCGGTGATTGCCACCGATGTTTTTGTGGGCGCCGGTCTGGAATTGCCGTCACTTTCCGAAAAAACAGAGGCCTTTTTGAAAGAACGCCTGTTTCCGGATGCCTCGATCCGCAATCCAGTGGATGTGCTGGCCACTGCTCCGGCCGAGCATTTCCGGTTCTGCCTGGATGCCATGATGGCGGACGACAATTTCGACGCGGTGTTTGTCAACTTCGTTACGCCCTTTTTCGTGGAAACCGACAGCATCGTCAGAGAGATCGTGACGGTCAGCCAAAAACAGTTGAAACCGATTGTCTGCAACCTGATGACCGATCGGCGTCAGTGGACCGAGACCGTCAGGATTCTTCGCGAAGGCGGCGTTCCCTTTTTTGCGTTTCCCAGCGAGGCGGCCCGCGCCATGGCCGCTTTGGTGCGCTATCAACAGATTCGGCAGCAGGACGCCGGACGGGTCGTGATCTTTGACGATGTGGACAAGCCCCGGGCCGAAGCGATTCTGCAAAAGGCCGCGGCCGCCGGACGAAAGCGTCTGTCGGCGGCAGAGGTCTTTGAAATTCTGGCTGCCTATAAAATTCCGGTGGTCGACTGGGGCGCGGCCGATAGCGTTGAAGCAGCGGTTGCAACTGCGCAGCAAATCGGTTTCCCGGTGGCTGTCAAGGCGGATTCGGCCGCGGTCGTTCACAAGAGCGATATGGGCGCCGTGGCCCTCGACCTGAAAGACCCGGCTGCGGTCCGGGCTGCCGTTGAAAAGATGAAACAGAAAATCGAGGCCGACGATCTGTCCTTTTTCGTTCAGAAATATGTGCCCGGCGGCCTGGAGATCGCCCTGGGCGCCAAAGCCGAAGCGGGTCTCGGCCATCTGATCATGTTCGGCCTGGGCGGCATCTTTGTGGAAGTATTAAAAGACGTGGTGTTCAACCTGATGCCGGTGACCGACGCCGAGGCCGACCGGATGCTGTCCGACATAAAGGGCGCCGCACTGCTTGCCGGGGTCCGGGGCCGCCGGGGTGTCGATCGGGAGGCCGTCAAAGAGCTCATCTGCCGGCTATCGCAACTGGTCGGCGATTTGCCCGTCATTTCGGAAATGGATATCAATCCGGTGTTGGCTTTTGAAGACAGGGCCGTCGTCGTGGATGCCAGAATTTCGCTTGATTGA
- a CDS encoding IclR family transcriptional regulator: MPPKYLAPSVTKAFEILRLVTKSAQGLKISDLSKELGIGKSTVHGITAALEELGAIMRDPATKRYRSGLTLLELGKAAYSQFDLKDLARPVMENLMEITQESVFLGVLNGEHITILDIVESRNDLKITSPVGTALPLMAGAAGKVFLAEMNASRASQIIQSKGIPRYTDNTATDPQQYLSDIEQVRKMGYAADYEEYIPGVRAVAAPIRLNRHFSAAIWVVGFKMTLDDDKMKALVTATREAAESISRKFEEQQII, from the coding sequence ATGCCGCCGAAATATCTTGCACCGTCCGTAACAAAAGCGTTTGAGATTTTGAGACTGGTCACCAAATCCGCCCAGGGGCTTAAAATCAGTGACCTGTCCAAAGAGCTGGGGATCGGTAAAAGTACGGTCCACGGCATCACCGCCGCCCTGGAAGAACTTGGCGCCATCATGCGCGACCCCGCCACCAAACGGTATCGCTCGGGGCTGACGCTTCTGGAGCTGGGCAAAGCAGCCTATTCCCAGTTCGATTTAAAAGACCTGGCCCGGCCGGTGATGGAAAACCTGATGGAAATAACCCAGGAGTCTGTCTTCCTGGGGGTGCTGAACGGCGAGCACATCACCATCCTGGATATCGTCGAATCCCGCAACGACCTTAAAATCACTTCCCCGGTGGGAACAGCCCTTCCGCTGATGGCAGGCGCTGCCGGAAAAGTTTTCCTGGCCGAAATGAATGCGTCCCGGGCGTCCCAAATCATTCAATCCAAAGGAATCCCCCGATATACGGATAATACCGCCACCGATCCGCAGCAGTATCTTTCCGATATTGAACAGGTTCGAAAGATGGGTTATGCCGCTGATTATGAGGAATATATCCCCGGAGTCCGGGCCGTGGCCGCACCGATCCGTTTAAATCGGCATTTTAGCGCCGCGATCTGGGTGGTGGGATTTAAAATGACCCTTGACGATGATAAAATGAAGGCGTTGGTAACGGCCACCAGGGAAGCGGCGGAAAGCATCAGCCGCAAATTCGAGGAACAACAGATCATCTAG
- a CDS encoding AMP-binding protein: MALWMNLGQQLKVNARKFPQTVALKDSRRQFTYPELNRRVNRLAHGLGGLGLGKGDKLAVLLENSIEFIEVYLAAAKTGIVIVPINFRLLGPDVEFIVNNSDARAMIVHDEFTAVVGAVRDRLENVRPENFIAVGNTCEGYRNYEDIMQGASEHEPDVRVAPKDAWILIYTSGTTGKPKGVVRSHESHIAFYLINAVDFGFNAHDICLNVMPLCHINSTFFTFTFTYVGATVYVHPARSFRPEEILEIIEREKISFISLIPTHYNTILNVSEDAKKRDVGSIRKLLCSSAPVRKNMKLAIMEFFPGVQLYEGYGSTEAGIVTVLKPEDQMRKLGSIGYESLGTDFVKICDESGREVPVGEVGELYSRGPMLFDEYYKLPDKTAAAFHGEWFSAGDMARMDADGFYQIVDRKDNMIITGGEHVYPSEVEDVIGSMPEVFDVAVISLPDDKWGERVTAVVIPKTEIDQAAIIEVCRAKLPGFKVPKQVLIIADDEMPRTATGKILHRILRERYGEGGKGP; this comes from the coding sequence ATGGCATTATGGATGAACCTCGGACAGCAGTTGAAAGTCAATGCCAGAAAATTTCCGCAAACCGTTGCGCTGAAAGACAGCCGGCGGCAATTTACCTATCCGGAGCTCAACAGGCGGGTCAATCGCCTGGCCCACGGTCTTGGCGGGCTCGGTCTTGGAAAAGGGGACAAATTGGCGGTGCTGCTGGAAAACAGTATCGAGTTCATTGAGGTCTATCTGGCCGCGGCCAAGACCGGCATCGTGATCGTGCCCATTAATTTCAGGCTGCTGGGGCCGGACGTCGAATTCATTGTCAACAACTCCGATGCCCGCGCCATGATTGTCCACGATGAATTTACAGCGGTTGTCGGCGCCGTCAGGGACCGGCTGGAAAACGTGCGCCCGGAAAACTTTATCGCCGTCGGAAATACCTGTGAAGGCTACCGGAATTATGAAGACATCATGCAGGGGGCATCCGAACATGAGCCGGATGTCCGCGTAGCGCCCAAAGATGCCTGGATTCTGATCTATACCTCGGGCACCACCGGCAAACCCAAGGGGGTGGTCCGTTCCCACGAATCCCACATCGCCTTTTATCTGATCAACGCCGTCGATTTCGGCTTCAACGCGCACGACATCTGTTTGAACGTCATGCCGTTGTGTCATATCAACTCGACTTTTTTTACCTTCACCTTTACCTATGTCGGCGCCACCGTATATGTCCATCCGGCGCGATCATTCAGACCCGAAGAAATTCTTGAGATTATCGAACGCGAAAAGATCAGCTTTATTTCGCTGATTCCGACTCATTACAACACGATTCTCAACGTTTCCGAAGATGCGAAAAAGCGGGATGTCGGTTCCATCCGCAAACTGCTGTGCTCTTCCGCGCCGGTTCGGAAAAACATGAAGCTGGCCATCATGGAGTTCTTTCCCGGCGTTCAACTCTACGAAGGCTATGGCTCCACGGAAGCCGGGATTGTCACGGTGCTAAAACCCGAAGACCAGATGCGCAAGCTGGGCTCCATCGGCTATGAATCTTTGGGAACGGACTTTGTCAAAATCTGCGATGAAAGCGGACGCGAGGTGCCGGTGGGCGAGGTCGGCGAATTGTACTCCCGGGGGCCCATGCTGTTCGATGAATACTACAAGCTGCCGGATAAAACGGCTGCCGCTTTTCATGGCGAGTGGTTTTCAGCCGGCGATATGGCCCGCATGGACGCAGACGGCTTTTATCAGATTGTCGACCGCAAGGACAATATGATCATTACCGGCGGCGAGCATGTTTATCCCAGTGAGGTCGAAGACGTGATCGGCAGCATGCCCGAAGTGTTCGACGTGGCAGTCATCAGTTTGCCGGACGACAAATGGGGCGAGCGGGTGACGGCCGTGGTGATTCCAAAGACGGAAATCGATCAGGCAGCCATTATCGAGGTCTGCCGGGCCAAACTGCCCGGCTTCAAGGTCCCCAAGCAGGTGCTGATCATAGCAGACGACGAAATGCCCCGAACGGCCACCGGCAAGATTCTCCACCGCATTCTCAGGGAGCGCTATGGGGAAGGGGGAAAAGGGCCCTAG
- a CDS encoding thiolase family protein, which yields MLTKAFIPYQGYYSTPFSRWQGTMANENSIVLAANTSSRWFTRKNWDPKMFDYLFLGITIHQLHGFYGGPWAAALMGAPGIPGVILSQACTTSTTSIFQAATGVETGLYQNAYCLMTDRCSNGPHAVWPNPNGPGGEVISENWLMDNFSQDPWAKNAMIQTAENVAKETGIKREECDAVTLRRYEQYMDAFADDKAFKKRYLFPAEVRISKKEVKLVEDDEGIMPTTAEGLAGLRPVVPDGVHTFGSQTHPADGNCGLAITTREKAKELSADPKIEVQVISFGYARTKKGFMAMAVVPAAQMALDKAGITVKDVKTIKTHNPFAANDIYMARQMNIDVNSFNNYGSSLIFGHPQAPTAGRLLIEGIEETAMAGGGYLLLGGCAAGDTAAGLVLKVG from the coding sequence ATGTTGACAAAAGCGTTCATACCGTACCAAGGCTATTACAGTACCCCCTTTTCCAGATGGCAGGGTACGATGGCCAATGAAAATTCAATCGTGCTGGCGGCGAATACCTCCAGCCGATGGTTTACCCGCAAGAACTGGGACCCCAAGATGTTCGATTATCTCTTTCTGGGAATCACGATACACCAGCTCCATGGATTTTACGGCGGTCCCTGGGCTGCGGCGCTCATGGGCGCACCGGGCATTCCCGGGGTGATATTGAGCCAGGCCTGTACCACATCCACCACCAGTATTTTTCAGGCTGCGACGGGCGTTGAGACCGGGCTTTATCAGAATGCCTACTGCCTGATGACCGATCGCTGTTCCAACGGCCCCCATGCGGTCTGGCCCAACCCCAATGGGCCGGGGGGCGAAGTCATTTCCGAGAACTGGCTGATGGACAACTTCAGTCAGGACCCCTGGGCCAAAAACGCCATGATTCAAACCGCTGAAAACGTTGCAAAGGAGACCGGCATCAAACGGGAGGAATGCGACGCCGTCACCCTCCGGCGCTACGAACAGTACATGGATGCCTTTGCCGACGACAAGGCCTTCAAAAAGCGCTACCTGTTTCCGGCCGAAGTCAGGATTTCCAAAAAAGAAGTCAAGCTGGTGGAGGATGACGAAGGCATTATGCCCACTACCGCCGAAGGCCTGGCCGGGCTCAGGCCCGTCGTACCGGACGGCGTCCATACGTTCGGCTCCCAGACCCATCCGGCCGACGGCAACTGCGGCCTGGCTATAACCACCCGTGAAAAGGCCAAAGAACTGAGCGCCGACCCCAAGATAGAGGTCCAGGTAATATCTTTCGGATACGCCCGCACCAAAAAAGGGTTTATGGCCATGGCAGTGGTGCCGGCAGCGCAGATGGCGCTGGACAAAGCCGGCATCACCGTAAAGGACGTCAAGACCATCAAAACCCACAACCCCTTTGCGGCCAATGACATTTACATGGCACGGCAGATGAACATCGATGTCAACAGCTTCAACAACTACGGCAGCTCGCTGATATTCGGGCATCCCCAGGCGCCCACAGCCGGACGCCTTCTCATTGAAGGGATTGAAGAAACGGCCATGGCCGGCGGCGGCTATCTGCTACTGGGCGGGTGTGCGGCCGGCGATACGGCCGCCGGGCTGGTGTTGAAAGTCGGATAG